ACTGGACGTGTTTGCGCCGCCGCTGGAAGCCGCGATCATCAACCACCCGGTCCTCGAACCGCTGTCGCTGTTCGGGGCGCGGCCTCCCCGCGACCTCCAGACCAAGTTCCTGCTCGCGCCGCCGAGCCCCGCGCGGCCCCTGCCGGGAGCGGGCCGGGCACAGCTCGGCGGCGTGGAGGTGGAGCTGCTGGACGTTTCCGGCCACGCGGCCCAGATGTACGCCGTCCGGATGGGAGACGTGCTGTACGCCGCCGATACCCTCTTCGGCCCGGACGCCCTGGCCAAACACCCGCTGACCTTCTGCGCCGATTCCCGGCAACAGAAGGAAGCCGCCGCGCTTCTAGGGACGCTGGAGGGCGTGCGCGTGGTGCTGCCTGGCCACGGCGACCCGGCAGAAGACCTCGCCGCGCTGGTCGAGGCCAACCTCGCCGCCTATGACCGCACGACCCGGGCGGTGCTGGAAGCGGTGCGGGCAGGCCCGGCCAGCGTGGACGAGCTGCTCGCCCGCGTATGCGGCTTGCTGGGCGTGCAGATGACGAACGCCGGGGCGGTGGTGCTGAACCGCGCGGTGGTGAGTGCCCACCTGACCGAACTGCTGGAGGCGGGCACGGTGAGGCTGGCGGTGGAGGACAACCGCCTGATCTTCGGCGCGGGTTCGGACGGCTGACGCTCTCCGCCCCGGGCGCCTGCCCTCTCCTCTGGCAAGGCTTCTTCATCCAGCCTGATCCCGTCCGGTCCCGGCCCTCCCTAAGCTGAGGTGTTCAGAAAGGAGCCACCATGACGGGCAGACAGGAAGATCAGGATCAGCGGACGACCGAGCGCACGGAGGACAGCGCCACCGAGCCCACCACGACCGGCGTGGCAACGGGCATCATGGGAAAGACGCCGAGCAGCAGCGGGGGCAAGACGGGCGGCAACCTGGGCGGAATGAGTGACGGCATCATCGGCAACTCGGAGGGGAGCACGACCGGGGAAACCTGGGAGGACACGCAGCAGCGGAGCGAAACCTGACCGGGCCGTGTCTCACCTCCCCGAAGCGGTCCTCAGGCTTCATACCTCTCAGGACCTGCGCCCCCCGTAGGTACGGCGTTCGTGCCAGAGGGGCATCGCCCACCACACCCCCAGCAGCAGCAGGGCCATCACGCCGGGAACGATCCAGGTGAACATCCCGGGCATGACCTGCGCCGCCACCAGCCGGGTCGCCAGCACCAGGGTCAGGGACATGAAGACCGCCCCCGCCCACACCAGGCGGGTGGTTGTCTCCTTGAACTGC
The window above is part of the Deinococcus metallilatus genome. Proteins encoded here:
- a CDS encoding MBL fold metallo-hydrolase; its protein translation is MAPELVTLAPGVHFLPAAVNSVVVEDGRGGALLVDTGLDDAQARKLLRALEAAKLTPTAILNTHSHADHHGGNAFLLKRFPELDVFAPPLEAAIINHPVLEPLSLFGARPPRDLQTKFLLAPPSPARPLPGAGRAQLGGVEVELLDVSGHAAQMYAVRMGDVLYAADTLFGPDALAKHPLTFCADSRQQKEAAALLGTLEGVRVVLPGHGDPAEDLAALVEANLAAYDRTTRAVLEAVRAGPASVDELLARVCGLLGVQMTNAGAVVLNRAVVSAHLTELLEAGTVRLAVEDNRLIFGAGSDG